A genomic stretch from Rhodobacterales bacterium HKCCA1288 includes:
- a CDS encoding ABC transporter ATP-binding protein, translated as MAKITLDNLAHSYMPNPRCEDDFALKELNHDWDDGAAYALLGSSGCGKSTLLNIISGLLHPSQGRILFDGKDVTHAPTAERNIAQVFQFPVVYDTMTVHDNLAFPLRNRGRDETYVAERVQEIARMIGMEEVLSKKARGLTADAKQKISLGRGMVRKDVNALLFDEPLTVIDPHMKWELRTQLKKLHHDFGHTMIYVTHDQTEALTFADKVVVMYDGRVVQIGTPEELFERPEHTFVGYFIGSPGMNVIPARIDGNKAYVNGSYVELAHRYKPLDGKVEIGVRPEFAKLSQSEGLPVKVRRVEDVGRHKIIRAEFFDTDINIIAGEDDHISADMNRVTFDANQVNVYANDWRVIGEAA; from the coding sequence ATGGCCAAGATCACACTTGATAACCTTGCACATTCCTACATGCCTAATCCTCGCTGTGAGGATGACTTCGCGCTTAAGGAGTTAAATCACGACTGGGATGATGGTGCAGCCTATGCTTTGCTCGGCTCATCAGGTTGTGGCAAGTCTACGCTTTTGAACATCATCTCGGGGCTCTTGCACCCGAGCCAAGGTCGTATTTTGTTTGATGGTAAGGACGTTACACACGCCCCAACCGCTGAACGCAACATTGCGCAGGTGTTCCAGTTTCCGGTCGTCTACGACACCATGACCGTGCATGACAATCTTGCTTTTCCACTGCGTAACCGGGGCCGGGACGAAACCTATGTCGCCGAGCGCGTACAGGAAATCGCCCGTATGATCGGCATGGAGGAGGTCCTAAGCAAGAAAGCTCGTGGGTTGACGGCGGACGCCAAGCAGAAGATCTCGCTCGGGCGCGGTATGGTCCGTAAGGATGTGAACGCGCTCTTGTTTGACGAGCCGCTGACCGTGATCGACCCGCATATGAAATGGGAATTGCGGACACAGTTGAAAAAGCTGCATCACGATTTTGGGCACACGATGATTTACGTGACCCACGATCAGACAGAGGCACTGACGTTCGCCGACAAGGTGGTGGTCATGTATGACGGTCGCGTCGTACAAATCGGCACGCCCGAAGAGCTTTTTGAGCGTCCAGAGCATACTTTTGTGGGATACTTCATTGGCTCGCCTGGCATGAACGTGATCCCAGCGCGGATTGACGGCAATAAAGCCTATGTGAACGGATCCTATGTTGAGCTAGCTCATCGCTACAAGCCGCTTGACGGCAAGGTTGAGATTGGCGTGCGCCCAGAATTTGCCAAGCTTAGCCAGTCCGAAGGCCTACCCGTTAAGGTGCGTCGCGTTGAGGATGTAGGTCGTCACAAGATCATTCGCGCTGAATTTTTTGATACAGATATCAACATTATTGCTGGCGAAGATGATCATATCAGCGCGGATATGAACCGCGTCACCTTTGACGCAAACCAAGTCAATGTCTACGCGAATGACTGGCGCGTGATCGGGGAGGCTGCATAA
- a CDS encoding ABC transporter ATP-binding protein: protein MTLELRGVSKTVDGQTHIYPTELTLEKGTMNVLLGPTLSGKTSLMRLMAGLDVPSTGQVFWNGDDVTGQRVQDRKVAMVYQQFINYPSMSVYDNIASPMKLMGWAKAEIDARVRETAELMKLTPMLERKPLELSGGQQQRCALARALVKNAGLVLLDEPLANLDYKLREELRVEIPKIFEASGSIFVYATTEPEEALLLGGNVATLAEGRITQFGPTPLVYRQPVDATTARVFSDPPMNFLQISKTGDRILFGDGQSARATGNLAELADGRYTAGFRPNHLEISQHSPDAMRFATTLSVTELTGSETFVHLDHSGERWVGLIHGVHELELGARLDVWLDPRHVYIFGEDGKLVAPATYALAA from the coding sequence ATGACTCTGGAACTGAGGGGCGTATCAAAGACCGTTGACGGGCAGACGCATATCTATCCAACGGAGCTGACGCTGGAAAAAGGCACGATGAATGTGCTGCTTGGGCCAACACTTTCGGGCAAAACGTCGCTGATGCGGCTGATGGCAGGGTTGGATGTTCCCAGCACCGGCCAGGTCTTTTGGAATGGAGACGATGTTACGGGTCAGCGCGTGCAGGACCGCAAGGTGGCAATGGTGTATCAGCAATTCATTAATTACCCGTCAATGAGCGTGTATGACAACATCGCCTCGCCAATGAAGCTGATGGGCTGGGCCAAGGCTGAGATCGACGCCCGGGTGCGTGAAACCGCTGAATTGATGAAACTGACACCGATGCTGGAGCGTAAGCCGCTGGAGCTCTCAGGAGGTCAACAGCAACGTTGTGCTCTGGCGCGCGCATTGGTCAAGAATGCAGGCCTCGTGCTACTCGACGAGCCGCTCGCAAACCTTGACTACAAGCTGCGCGAAGAGTTGCGCGTCGAGATTCCGAAAATCTTTGAAGCTTCCGGCTCAATCTTTGTCTATGCCACGACCGAACCAGAAGAAGCGTTGCTTCTTGGCGGCAATGTAGCAACCCTAGCTGAAGGTCGTATCACGCAGTTTGGTCCAACCCCGTTGGTCTATCGCCAGCCAGTGGATGCCACAACGGCGCGGGTCTTCTCGGATCCTCCGATGAACTTTTTGCAGATTTCCAAGACCGGTGATCGCATCTTGTTCGGCGATGGTCAGAGCGCTCGGGCGACAGGTAACCTCGCTGAACTAGCAGATGGTCGCTACACTGCAGGGTTCCGTCCAAACCATCTTGAGATCAGCCAACATTCTCCAGACGCGATGCGGTTCGCCACGACATTGTCGGTCACCGAACTGACGGGCTCGGAAACCTTTGTACATCTCGATCATTCTGGTGAGCGTTGGGTTGGTCTGATCCATGGCGTGCATGAGCTGGAGCTTGGAGCTCGGCTCGACGTATGGCTAGACCCTCGCCACGTTTACATTTTTGGCGAAGACGGAAAGCTCGTTGCGCCCGCCACCTATGCGCTTGCGGCCTGA
- the glpD gene encoding glycerol-3-phosphate dehydrogenase → MGYPTDTEIKDLFIIGGGINGCGIARDAAGRGLSVALAEMNDLASATSSASTKLFHGGLRYLEYFEFRLVREALIERETLLKAMPHISWPMRFVLPYHRDMRFETDTPTSRLLGFFMPWMKGRRPAWLIRLGLFMYDHLGGRKILPGTSTVELSVSNEGAPLQDRFAKAYEYSDCWIEDSRLVVLNARDAEMRGAQILPRRQVVSAASENGIWRIETRNTETNQLTTHYARMLVNAGGPWVGDIIRSKVRLNSREGVRLVRGSHIVTRKLYGHDKCYFFQGTDGRIIFAIPYETDFTLIGTTDAEHTDPSLDPKCTEEEQDYLLGFANQYFKKQLTRDDVVWTYSGVRPLYDDGASSATAATRDYTLKVDTSAGAPVLNIFGGKITTYRRLAESAMEKIAEHLKLGKGNWTAGVPLPGGNFPVDGVEELLADLRSRFTFLSEFWAKRLVRTYGTEAYDVLGNAKQASDLGKDFGATLTEAEIVWLMSHEYARTAEDVIWRRNKLGLRLSQEQVEKLDDWMAQHRQSEPAAAE, encoded by the coding sequence GTGGGATACCCGACTGACACGGAAATTAAAGACCTGTTCATCATTGGTGGAGGCATAAATGGTTGCGGGATCGCCAGGGATGCGGCGGGACGTGGGCTGTCTGTTGCGCTTGCTGAGATGAATGACCTCGCATCCGCAACGTCCTCGGCGTCAACCAAATTGTTTCATGGTGGGCTGCGATATTTGGAATATTTCGAATTTCGCTTGGTGCGCGAAGCACTCATCGAGCGTGAAACGCTTTTGAAAGCGATGCCGCACATCAGCTGGCCAATGCGGTTTGTGCTGCCCTATCACAGAGATATGCGTTTCGAGACGGATACGCCAACCTCGAGACTGCTCGGCTTTTTTATGCCCTGGATGAAGGGCCGGAGGCCTGCTTGGCTAATTCGGCTGGGGCTGTTCATGTATGACCATCTGGGTGGGCGTAAGATTTTGCCAGGCACGTCGACCGTGGAACTGAGCGTCTCAAATGAGGGAGCTCCGCTGCAAGACCGCTTTGCCAAAGCCTATGAGTATTCGGATTGCTGGATCGAAGATTCGCGTCTTGTTGTTTTGAACGCACGCGATGCTGAAATGCGCGGTGCACAGATATTGCCGCGTAGGCAAGTGGTCAGCGCCGCTAGTGAAAACGGGATCTGGCGAATTGAAACGCGCAACACCGAAACTAACCAACTCACAACCCACTACGCCCGAATGCTGGTTAATGCCGGTGGGCCTTGGGTTGGTGACATCATTCGATCTAAAGTGCGGCTGAATTCGCGCGAGGGCGTGCGTTTGGTGCGTGGCAGCCACATAGTCACTCGAAAACTGTATGGTCACGACAAATGCTACTTTTTTCAGGGTACCGATGGGCGGATTATATTTGCCATCCCTTATGAGACAGATTTCACATTAATTGGCACCACCGATGCCGAGCATACCGACCCATCGCTTGATCCGAAATGCACTGAAGAAGAGCAGGATTATCTGTTGGGCTTTGCCAATCAATATTTCAAAAAACAACTGACCCGTGATGATGTGGTCTGGACCTATTCTGGCGTTCGTCCGCTTTACGATGACGGTGCAAGCAGCGCAACGGCAGCGACGCGTGACTACACGCTCAAGGTGGACACGAGCGCTGGCGCCCCAGTCTTGAACATCTTTGGCGGGAAGATCACCACCTATCGTCGTCTGGCCGAGAGCGCGATGGAGAAGATTGCTGAGCACTTGAAACTGGGTAAGGGCAATTGGACCGCTGGCGTGCCTCTACCCGGTGGGAACTTCCCCGTAGATGGAGTGGAAGAACTACTTGCCGATCTGCGATCTCGTTTCACCTTTCTGAGTGAATTCTGGGCGAAGCGGTTAGTGCGCACCTACGGTACAGAGGCCTACGATGTTCTCGGCAATGCGAAGCAAGCCTCGGATTTAGGAAAAGATTTTGGCGCCACGCTCACAGAGGCTGAAATCGTATGGCTAATGTCACATGAGTATGCGCGCACAGCAGAAGACGTGATCTGGCGGCGCAATAAACTGGGGCTACGGCTGAGCCAAGAGCAGGTCGAGAAGCTTGATGATTGGATGGCGCAACACCGCCAGTCTGAACCCGCGGCCGCGGAATAG
- a CDS encoding DeoR/GlpR transcriptional regulator, translating into MSQTFRHPEILEIARREGKVTVEGLAKYFDVTLQTIRRDLTDLADAGRLERVHGGAVLPSGTINIGYEERRSLKSEEKRAIARACASAIPNGISLFLNIGTSTEAVAQELMHHENLMVVTNNINVANILAGNRACEIIVTGGQLRRTDGGLVGNLAAETIRQFKFDLAVIGCSALDREGDLLDFDIQEVSVSQAILRQSRKTYLVADQSKLSRSAPARIASLADIDTFFTDRRLPADLTTSCDAWRTKVVVVDS; encoded by the coding sequence ATGTCACAAACATTCCGCCACCCCGAAATTCTGGAGATTGCGCGCCGCGAGGGCAAAGTGACGGTAGAAGGGCTTGCTAAATATTTTGACGTGACGCTGCAGACTATTCGCCGCGATCTGACTGATCTAGCCGACGCGGGGAGGTTGGAACGGGTGCATGGCGGTGCAGTACTGCCTTCAGGAACTATCAATATTGGCTATGAAGAGCGTCGATCGCTAAAATCCGAAGAAAAACGCGCCATCGCTCGCGCCTGCGCCAGCGCAATCCCGAACGGTATTTCCCTGTTCCTCAACATCGGCACATCCACAGAAGCCGTCGCGCAGGAGCTTATGCATCACGAGAACCTTATGGTGGTCACAAACAATATCAACGTAGCCAACATTCTCGCCGGCAATCGCGCCTGCGAAATAATCGTAACCGGTGGCCAATTGCGCCGCACGGATGGTGGGTTGGTTGGTAATCTAGCGGCAGAAACAATCCGCCAGTTCAAGTTCGATCTGGCAGTGATCGGGTGTTCCGCGTTGGATCGCGAGGGTGACCTACTGGATTTCGACATTCAAGAAGTCAGTGTCAGCCAAGCCATCCTGCGCCAGTCCCGCAAGACATATTTGGTCGCCGACCAGTCAAAACTTTCGCGTAGCGCTCCGGCAAGGATTGCTTCGCTTGCTGATATTGACACGTTTTTCACTGATCGGCGCCTACCTGCGGACTTGACCACGTCATGTGATGCCTGGAGGACAAAAGTTGTTGTCGTTGATTCATAG
- a CDS encoding AlpA family phage regulatory protein — protein sequence MTLINFAQLQSLMAGRSRSSIYRDLNAGRLPRPMRFGSRLYWDKAQVLQKLHDFLQEECGP from the coding sequence ATGACACTTATTAACTTCGCACAATTGCAATCGTTGATGGCCGGCAGATCGCGCAGCAGCATTTACCGCGACCTCAATGCAGGCCGCCTGCCCCGCCCGATGCGCTTTGGGAGCCGCCTCTACTGGGACAAGGCACAAGTTCTGCAGAAGCTGCATGACTTCCTTCAGGAGGAGTGCGGCCCATGA
- a CDS encoding integrase arm-type DNA-binding domain-containing protein, with protein sequence MTKRNALSPAFVKNAPPGKHCDGGGLWLNVRDTGGQWVLRYAVMGQRREMGLGGVRDVSLKEAREYAEKYRRMARDGIDPIRERRQRKAAMLRPENNLKDIAQEAYEARKSQLKGDGTAGRWFSPIEKHVLPKLGRMPVEEITARDVKDALAPIWHTKSETARKAANRLQIVIKHAAAMELNVDIGVVEKAKQLLGRPRHTPQNTPSMSWQDAPAFYQSLEEPTITHLALRLLMLTGSRSMPIRFAHVDQLKDDVWIIPAANMKATVGKARDFHIPMSAEALSVWQTAMQFARDGFLFPGTRKGVISDATMSRLMERRELEARPHGFRSTLRTWLTDQTDASYEVGETILAHQVGNAVHRAYQHSDLLEQRRPYMEQWAQYLHGDNFGTA encoded by the coding sequence GTGACAAAGCGAAACGCTCTCAGCCCAGCATTCGTCAAGAATGCCCCCCCTGGCAAGCATTGCGACGGGGGTGGTTTATGGCTGAATGTGAGGGACACAGGCGGCCAATGGGTGCTGCGTTACGCTGTTATGGGGCAGCGCCGAGAAATGGGCCTTGGTGGTGTGCGTGATGTGTCACTGAAAGAGGCGCGAGAATATGCGGAGAAGTATCGCCGCATGGCGCGCGATGGCATTGACCCTATCCGTGAAAGGCGCCAGCGGAAAGCTGCAATGCTCCGCCCAGAAAACAATCTGAAGGACATTGCTCAGGAGGCCTACGAGGCTCGTAAATCGCAGCTCAAGGGCGATGGCACGGCAGGCAGATGGTTTTCGCCAATCGAGAAGCACGTTTTACCAAAGCTTGGCCGCATGCCTGTTGAGGAAATTACGGCACGTGATGTGAAGGACGCCCTCGCTCCAATTTGGCACACAAAATCAGAGACAGCTCGCAAGGCTGCCAATCGTTTGCAGATCGTTATCAAGCATGCCGCAGCAATGGAGCTGAATGTAGACATCGGCGTGGTGGAAAAAGCGAAGCAGCTACTAGGTCGGCCACGCCACACTCCGCAGAATACGCCATCGATGTCTTGGCAGGATGCACCCGCCTTCTATCAATCGCTGGAAGAACCAACCATCACGCACCTAGCCCTACGACTGCTGATGCTGACAGGCTCACGCAGCATGCCAATTAGGTTCGCGCATGTTGATCAGCTAAAAGATGATGTGTGGATTATTCCAGCCGCCAACATGAAGGCAACTGTGGGCAAGGCCCGTGACTTCCATATCCCAATGTCAGCTGAAGCCCTCTCTGTGTGGCAGACGGCCATGCAATTTGCGCGGGACGGCTTCCTTTTCCCAGGCACGCGTAAGGGCGTCATCAGCGATGCTACTATGTCTCGGCTCATGGAGCGGCGCGAACTCGAAGCACGCCCTCATGGCTTCCGCTCAACCCTTCGGACTTGGCTGACAGACCAAACTGATGCCTCATACGAGGTGGGCGAAACCATACTCGCTCACCAAGTTGGAAACGCCGTGCATCGGGCCTACCAGCATTCAGACCTCCTCGAGCAGCGGAGGCCGTATATGGAGCAATGGGCGCAGTATCTGCATGGAGATAACTTTGGTACAGCCTGA
- a CDS encoding helix-turn-helix transcriptional regulator yields the protein MPKPMFQEEKTLKFTSLFLFGSVLFFLFDIVSDLYERLIARNAPSFLDLVHLTFEVASAAALILAIRVLLRQLRLLQERNIAQTGSLRLLRGEMDHFVRNKFTHWGLSPAERDIAMYMLKGLSISEIATARATAEGTIKAQSSSIFRKTGVNSRTELMSLFMDEFLDVAPESNL from the coding sequence ATGCCAAAACCCATGTTTCAAGAAGAAAAGACCCTGAAATTTACGTCTTTATTTCTGTTTGGCAGCGTTTTGTTTTTCCTATTCGACATCGTAAGTGACCTTTACGAGCGGTTGATAGCCCGCAACGCGCCGAGTTTTCTTGATTTGGTGCATCTCACCTTCGAAGTTGCATCGGCAGCCGCATTGATCTTGGCCATTCGCGTTTTGTTGCGGCAGCTGCGCCTGTTGCAGGAGCGCAATATCGCTCAAACAGGATCACTGCGCCTACTACGCGGTGAAATGGATCATTTCGTGCGCAATAAATTTACGCATTGGGGGCTTAGTCCCGCAGAGCGTGATATCGCAATGTATATGCTGAAAGGTTTGAGTATTTCCGAGATTGCCACCGCCCGCGCCACCGCTGAGGGCACAATCAAGGCGCAAAGCTCGAGTATTTTTCGGAAAACGGGCGTAAATTCCCGCACCGAATTGATGAGCCTGTTTATGGACGAATTTCTAGACGTCGCACCAGAGAGCAATCTCTGA
- a CDS encoding phosphoethanolamine--lipid A transferase has translation MQDPTPETRNTMLRNGLPHFALNLAGATYIMALLNTAFWQRLMTLFEGDLLAAIGLAAAVGALTLLLLELIGPSVLQKPVLAVLILISASANYFQTTFGVFIDEEMVRSTLETTVAESRHLITASMVLKIGLTGVLPVLILWKIPVRRARVIHQLWRYPLGVVVSFALVIGFLFTNYKTYSSVLRENHALMQSYQPGATLLSVAKFIKNEYATGRIEVAPLGEDVAQGAQLSNSDKPLVFVLFVGETTRAANFGLEGYERNTTPNLAAREDVIYFPNTTSCGTVTTVSVPCMFSPFSQDDYSRDQYFASENLVDVISRAGFDVQWWDNNTGDQTVMQRLDWAKVDATWDPDACAAGECTDAIFLPLIDQVLETATGNTLLILHMIGSHGPAYFMRYPESRAQFTPDCRSAEFADCTDQEIINAYDNTIIEADYVLAGAIERLSQAQNVDTAMLYISDHGESLGEGGVFLHGLPRFMAPDVQTHVPFLVWLGQSYQSRFGIDQTCLESNRNSGTSQDMVFHSMLGLLNLDTEARNPRLDITTACSADAG, from the coding sequence GTGCAAGACCCGACACCAGAGACGCGCAATACTATGTTGCGCAACGGCCTTCCCCATTTTGCCCTCAACTTAGCTGGGGCGACCTATATTATGGCGCTGCTCAATACCGCCTTTTGGCAAAGACTGATGACCCTGTTCGAGGGAGATCTTCTTGCCGCCATCGGCTTGGCCGCGGCTGTAGGCGCCTTGACCTTATTGCTGCTTGAATTGATCGGGCCAAGCGTTCTGCAAAAGCCCGTTCTGGCGGTCTTGATCCTGATTTCCGCCTCAGCAAATTATTTCCAAACGACCTTTGGCGTGTTCATTGATGAAGAAATGGTGCGCAGCACTTTGGAAACGACAGTCGCAGAATCGCGCCATCTTATAACGGCATCTATGGTTCTGAAGATCGGGCTGACAGGCGTCCTGCCCGTTTTGATTTTGTGGAAAATTCCCGTGCGGCGGGCGCGGGTTATCCATCAACTTTGGCGATATCCGCTCGGGGTCGTTGTTAGCTTTGCCTTGGTGATTGGGTTTCTCTTTACCAACTATAAAACCTACTCATCCGTGTTGCGGGAAAATCATGCGCTGATGCAATCCTATCAGCCAGGGGCAACGCTGCTATCGGTGGCTAAGTTTATCAAAAATGAATATGCTACGGGCAGAATTGAGGTGGCCCCCCTTGGCGAAGATGTGGCGCAAGGGGCGCAGCTTTCAAATTCGGACAAACCACTGGTTTTTGTCCTGTTTGTCGGTGAAACGACACGGGCCGCGAATTTCGGCCTTGAAGGATATGAACGAAACACAACGCCCAATCTGGCTGCTCGCGAGGATGTAATCTATTTTCCGAACACCACATCTTGCGGCACCGTCACGACCGTTTCTGTGCCTTGTATGTTTTCGCCCTTCAGCCAAGACGACTATTCGCGGGATCAGTATTTTGCATCGGAAAACCTTGTGGATGTGATCTCGCGCGCGGGTTTCGATGTGCAATGGTGGGACAATAACACGGGCGATCAAACCGTGATGCAGCGCCTAGACTGGGCCAAGGTTGACGCGACATGGGACCCCGATGCCTGTGCAGCCGGTGAATGCACAGACGCCATCTTTTTGCCCCTCATTGATCAGGTATTAGAGACTGCCACAGGCAATACTTTGTTGATTCTGCACATGATCGGCAGCCACGGCCCCGCCTATTTCATGCGCTATCCAGAAAGTCGCGCGCAGTTTACGCCAGATTGCCGATCTGCTGAATTTGCGGATTGCACGGACCAAGAGATTATCAACGCTTATGATAACACCATCATAGAAGCGGATTATGTCCTTGCAGGTGCCATCGAACGCCTGAGCCAAGCGCAGAATGTCGACACAGCCATGCTCTATATTTCCGATCATGGCGAAAGTCTTGGCGAGGGTGGCGTATTCTTGCACGGGTTGCCCAGATTCATGGCCCCTGATGTTCAGACCCATGTGCCGTTTCTTGTTTGGCTTGGGCAATCCTATCAATCACGCTTTGGAATTGATCAGACTTGTTTGGAAAGCAACCGCAACTCAGGCACATCGCAAGATATGGTTTTTCACTCTATGCTCGGCCTGTTGAATTTGGACACCGAAGCGCGCAACCCTCGCCTTGATATCACAACAGCGTGCAGTGCAGATGCGGGATGA
- a CDS encoding diacylglycerol kinase: protein MNKPEKQIQNRQGLLHIIDAAGFSMAGLRRLWRETAFKLEVGAAVLAIGAVGFSGAASAQIFTLGCLFLMLFATEALNTAIEEIVDRISPEWSLAARNAKDLGSLAVGLVSLVVAGYIAFIFLSL from the coding sequence ATGAACAAGCCTGAAAAACAGATCCAAAACCGACAGGGTCTTTTGCATATCATTGACGCGGCGGGTTTTTCTATGGCGGGGTTGCGCCGCCTTTGGCGCGAAACCGCCTTCAAATTAGAGGTCGGCGCCGCCGTTCTTGCGATTGGGGCGGTTGGCTTTTCTGGCGCGGCGTCTGCGCAAATTTTTACACTTGGCTGTTTATTCTTAATGCTTTTCGCGACAGAGGCGCTGAACACAGCCATTGAAGAAATTGTTGATCGCATTTCTCCAGAATGGTCGCTGGCTGCACGCAATGCCAAGGATTTGGGATCGCTCGCCGTTGGCCTCGTGTCTTTGGTCGTGGCTGGCTATATCGCGTTCATCTTCCTCAGCCTGTAA
- a CDS encoding ribonuclease D, protein MTIHTYLGDLPDGLKLGPIVAIDCETMGLNPHRDRLCLVQLSDGDGNAHLVQITQDQTAAPNLCALLTDPNTLKLFHFGRFDIAAMYHRFGALAAPVYCTKIASKLVRTFTDRHGLKNLAQELIGVDMSKYQQTSDWGASHLTDAQKDYAASDVLYLHQIKDKLDAMLARENRQEMAQACFDFLPTRAKLDLAGWPEIDIFAH, encoded by the coding sequence GTGACCATCCATACTTATCTTGGCGACCTTCCTGACGGTCTAAAACTGGGGCCGATTGTGGCGATTGATTGCGAGACAATGGGGTTAAACCCACATCGTGACCGCCTGTGTTTGGTGCAATTGTCTGACGGGGATGGAAACGCGCATCTGGTGCAGATCACCCAAGATCAAACAGCAGCCCCAAATCTTTGCGCGCTTTTGACGGATCCGAACACGCTGAAATTATTTCATTTCGGACGTTTCGATATCGCGGCGATGTATCATCGCTTTGGTGCTTTGGCCGCCCCTGTCTATTGCACAAAAATCGCCTCAAAACTGGTGCGCACCTTCACAGATCGGCACGGTCTGAAGAACCTCGCCCAAGAATTGATTGGCGTGGATATGTCAAAATATCAACAAACCTCCGATTGGGGGGCAAGCCATTTGACCGATGCCCAAAAGGATTACGCGGCCTCGGATGTGCTGTATCTGCACCAGATCAAAGATAAACTTGACGCCATGCTCGCCCGTGAGAACCGCCAAGAGATGGCGCAGGCCTGTTTTGATTTTCTGCCAACCCGTGCCAAGCTTGATTTGGCGGGATGGCCAGAGATTGACATCTTTGCGCATTGA
- the lptC gene encoding LPS export ABC transporter periplasmic protein LptC translates to MPQGATYSRIITFSKLVLPLAALVVLSLMFLFSGRPDPNQALPLATRSADGQLGQQGMTNPRFAMVTGSGDAVELIASSAEPSDGDANQILATNVTAEITRLTGGRDQITADQALWNSQSSDTRLTGNIVATSPEGYRLDTEELSIIAASGDIIAPAAVLITSDGIRLEAGQMAITGPSDHQVVHFQGGVRLLYEGK, encoded by the coding sequence ATGCCCCAAGGTGCCACCTATTCTCGGATCATAACATTCAGCAAGTTGGTTCTGCCGCTTGCTGCTTTGGTGGTGTTGTCTCTGATGTTTCTGTTTTCAGGGCGCCCTGATCCGAACCAAGCTTTGCCTCTTGCCACGCGAAGCGCCGATGGCCAATTGGGCCAGCAAGGGATGACCAACCCCCGCTTTGCGATGGTTACAGGATCTGGCGATGCGGTGGAATTGATCGCATCTTCCGCAGAGCCTAGTGATGGAGATGCCAATCAAATTCTCGCCACCAATGTAACGGCAGAAATAACGCGGTTAACGGGCGGGCGCGATCAAATCACGGCTGATCAAGCCTTATGGAATAGCCAAAGCTCTGACACACGATTAACTGGAAATATTGTTGCAACATCACCCGAAGGCTATAGGCTAGATACTGAGGAATTATCTATAATTGCCGCATCTGGTGACATTATCGCGCCTGCGGCGGTTTTGATCACATCGGACGGGATTCGCCTTGAAGCGGGGCAAATGGCAATCACTGGCCCGTCAGATCATCAGGTTGTGCATTTTCAGGGTGGCGTGCGGCTGCTATACGAAGGGAAATAG
- a CDS encoding lipopolysaccharide transport periplasmic protein LptA: MRQFFIAIFLLAMGLPAQSQTQVGFGGTPHDSSAPIEVVSDSLEVDDTNGNAIFRGNVIAVQGDLRISAAEIHVLYQTNAETGGQNDIDQVQALGGVLITRGVDAAEAETATYFVARNEMEMVGNVLVSQQSGVIAGERMLLDIATGQGTVDGRVRTTLQGANQ, encoded by the coding sequence ATGCGGCAATTCTTCATCGCTATTTTCTTGCTGGCCATGGGCCTGCCTGCGCAGTCGCAGACACAAGTGGGCTTTGGCGGCACCCCGCATGACAGCAGCGCCCCAATCGAAGTTGTCTCCGACAGTCTTGAGGTCGATGACACTAACGGAAATGCAATATTTCGCGGCAATGTGATTGCTGTGCAGGGCGATTTGCGCATCTCTGCGGCTGAAATCCACGTCCTCTATCAAACCAATGCCGAAACCGGCGGTCAAAACGATATCGACCAAGTGCAAGCTCTAGGTGGGGTTTTGATTACCCGCGGTGTGGACGCGGCCGAGGCTGAAACCGCCACCTATTTCGTAGCTCGCAACGAAATGGAAATGGTTGGCAATGTTTTGGTCAGTCAACAAAGCGGTGTTATTGCGGGCGAGCGGATGCTACTGGATATTGCCACGGGGCAAGGCACGGTGGATGGGCGTGTGCGCACAACTTTGCAGGGGGCAAACCAGTAA